In the genome of Variovorax sp. PAMC26660, the window TCACCAGCCGTATTTTTTAAGACTGCCGGTTAGTTTTTCTGCAGGCTTCCCGGTCTACGATGCCCGCCGGCCTTCGAACCAATGCGGCAAGCAACCGACCACGAAAAACAAATGAGGAAGACAAGCCTGTTCGCCAAGGTACGCATGTGGTGACCCGACGCCTGCCCCCTTTGAAAGCGCTGCGCGCCTTCGAAGCGGCGGCGCGCCATGCCAACTTCACCGCGGCCGCCGACGAACTCAGCATCACCCACAGTGCCGTCAGCCAGCAGATCCGACTGCTGGAGGACTACCTGGGGCAGCCGCTGTTCGCGCGCGAGGCGCGCGGCGCGACGCTGCTGCCGCATGCGCGCGAGTACTTCGCCGAGGTGCAGGCCAGCCTGGACCGCATCGCCAACGCCACGGCGGCGCTGAAGTCGCCCAACCAGCGCAGCAGCCTGAGGGTGTGCACCACGCCGTCGCTGGCGATGAAGTGGCTCATTCCGCGGCTGGCCGGGTTCCAGGCGCTCGCGCCCCTGGCGGACGTGCAACTGTCGACCCTGGGCCGGCAGTTCTTCGACCAGGCCGAGGCCGGCAGCGACGTGCTGATCCGCCGCATGCCCATGCAACGCCCCGACCACACCTGCGTGCGCTGCCTGGACGACCACCTGGTGGCCGTGGCGTCGCCGCGCTTCATCGAGCGCCATCGCATCGCCAGCATTGCCGACTGCCTGGGCCACCCCTTGCTGCAAGCCACGGGCGGGCTGGAGAACTGGCCGCGCTGGTTCGAGCTGGCCGGCGTGCGCGTGCCGGCCCAACTGCCGGGCCCCGTGTTCGACCATCAATTCCTGTGCATGCAGGCCGCCATGAACGACCTGGGCCTGGCCCTGGCGCCCTGGTGCCTGCTGGAAGAAGACATCCGGGCGGACCGGCTGCGCCTGATCTTTCCCGAGCCCCGCCTGCCCGCCTCCGGCGTCTACGCGCTGTACCGCACCGAGGGGCCGGTGGCCGCACTGGCGCGGCAGTTCGTCGACTGGCTCAGCACACAGCACTGGACCGCAGGAAGCACCCCATGAACCAGACACCCGGGCAACGCCCGCCCGCCTTGCGCCTTTCGGATTTCCGGCTGATCGCCTTCGACATGGACTCGACGCTGATCGACATCGAGACGGTCGACGAGATCGCCGACATCGCCGGCTGCGGGCCCGAAGTCGCGGCCATCACCGAAGCCACGATGCGCGGCGAGATCACCGATTACAAGGAAAGCCTGCGCCAGCGCGTGGCCCTGTTGCGCGGCGTGCCGCTGTCCGCGCTGCAGACCGTGTACGACCAGCGCCTGCACCTGAACCCAGGCGCCGAAACCCTGATCGACGCCTGCAAGCGCGCCGGCCTGCGGGTCGTGCTGCTGAGCGGCGGCTTCACGTTCTTCACCGACCGCCTGCGGGAACGGTTGCAGCTGGACGACACCCGCTCCAACGTGCTCGAGATCGAAGACGGGCATCTCACCGGACGCATGCTCGCCCAGCCCTGGGGCGACATCTGCGACGGCGAGGCCAAGAAAGACAAGCTGCTCGAATGCTGCCGCGCGATGGGCATTTCGCCGGCCCGGGCCATCGCCGTGGGCGACGGTGCCAACGACCTGCCGATGATGCGGGTGGCCGGGTTGTCCGTGGCGTAC includes:
- the serB gene encoding phosphoserine phosphatase SerB — protein: MNQTPGQRPPALRLSDFRLIAFDMDSTLIDIETVDEIADIAGCGPEVAAITEATMRGEITDYKESLRQRVALLRGVPLSALQTVYDQRLHLNPGAETLIDACKRAGLRVVLLSGGFTFFTDRLRERLQLDDTRSNVLEIEDGHLTGRMLAQPWGDICDGEAKKDKLLECCRAMGISPARAIAVGDGANDLPMMRVAGLSVAYHAKPRVREEAMVAIDEGGLDRLLDFLQGAHAGA
- a CDS encoding LysR substrate-binding domain-containing protein, with amino-acid sequence MKALRAFEAAARHANFTAAADELSITHSAVSQQIRLLEDYLGQPLFAREARGATLLPHAREYFAEVQASLDRIANATAALKSPNQRSSLRVCTTPSLAMKWLIPRLAGFQALAPLADVQLSTLGRQFFDQAEAGSDVLIRRMPMQRPDHTCVRCLDDHLVAVASPRFIERHRIASIADCLGHPLLQATGGLENWPRWFELAGVRVPAQLPGPVFDHQFLCMQAAMNDLGLALAPWCLLEEDIRADRLRLIFPEPRLPASGVYALYRTEGPVAALARQFVDWLSTQHWTAGSTP